Proteins from a single region of Microbacterium sp. zg-Y818:
- a CDS encoding phosphatase PAP2 family protein, with product MEALNRPIARLLVPGIVLVALACALGAWILQRGPEPFVLDHWWNQALVGWQVEAVAVFSLAMNWLGGGVFGVFVVPIGGALALLIMRRYMGALYFVAASIFSAAAVQVLKHLFGRARPEEILVISDYGSFPSGHAANAATLAVVAAVLFPRLSVVIAGAVWVMLMAFSRTYLHAHWLSDTVGGAMIGAGMALLMASAFAVPLRAEATRRSRIPLRVAPVAAE from the coding sequence ATGGAAGCCCTCAACCGTCCGATTGCGCGCCTGCTCGTGCCCGGGATCGTGCTCGTCGCCCTCGCCTGCGCGCTGGGCGCGTGGATCCTGCAGCGCGGGCCCGAGCCCTTCGTGCTCGACCACTGGTGGAACCAGGCCCTCGTGGGGTGGCAGGTCGAGGCGGTGGCGGTGTTCTCACTGGCCATGAACTGGCTCGGCGGGGGAGTGTTCGGCGTCTTCGTTGTGCCGATCGGGGGAGCGCTGGCGCTGCTGATCATGCGGCGGTACATGGGTGCTCTGTACTTCGTGGCGGCGTCGATCTTCAGCGCCGCGGCGGTGCAGGTGCTCAAGCACCTCTTCGGCCGGGCGCGCCCCGAGGAGATCCTGGTGATCAGCGACTACGGCTCGTTCCCTTCTGGGCACGCCGCCAACGCCGCGACCCTCGCGGTGGTGGCCGCCGTGCTCTTCCCGCGGTTGTCGGTCGTGATCGCAGGGGCGGTGTGGGTGATGCTGATGGCCTTCAGTCGCACGTACCTGCACGCGCACTGGCTGAGCGACACCGTGGGTGGGGCGATGATCGGCGCCGGGATGGCGCTGCTGATGGCATCCGCCTTCGCCGTGCCGCTGCGGGCCGAAGCGACCCGCCGATCCCGAATTCCGCTCCGCGTCGCACCCGTTGCTGCCGAGTGA
- a CDS encoding carbohydrate ABC transporter permease — MSNVAPIDLPVDEETRQDLRRGERKIERSVAGRTKNRLTSRGATLAALVIAVLWTLPTFGLFISSFRPRELIQTTGWWTAFSNWGWTFENYTEALQAGNSQLNMAGAFVNSIAITLPATIIPISIALLAAYAFAWMDFRGKNMLFIMVFALQIVPIQMALIPLLQLFSNGTLFGFPVIEGIGQAGYAQVWIAHTIFAMPLTIFLLHNFVSEIPGEVIEAARVDGAGHGQIFFRIILPLTMPAIASVAIFQFLWVWNDLLVALIFADGNVGPITKLLAEMTGSRGQDWHLLTAGAFIAIIVPLIVFLALQRYFVRGLLAGSTKG; from the coding sequence ATGAGCAACGTGGCGCCGATCGACCTCCCGGTCGACGAAGAGACCCGGCAGGACCTCCGACGCGGTGAGCGCAAGATCGAGCGCTCGGTCGCCGGACGCACGAAGAACCGCCTCACCTCGCGCGGGGCAACCCTGGCCGCGCTGGTCATCGCCGTGCTGTGGACGCTGCCCACCTTCGGCCTGTTCATCTCGTCGTTCCGACCGCGGGAGCTCATCCAGACCACCGGATGGTGGACCGCGTTCTCCAACTGGGGATGGACGTTCGAGAACTACACCGAGGCTCTGCAGGCCGGCAACAGCCAGCTGAATATGGCGGGCGCGTTCGTCAACTCCATCGCCATCACCCTTCCGGCGACGATCATCCCGATCTCCATCGCCCTGCTCGCGGCCTACGCCTTCGCGTGGATGGACTTCCGCGGCAAGAACATGCTGTTCATCATGGTGTTCGCCCTCCAGATCGTGCCGATCCAGATGGCGCTCATTCCGCTGCTGCAGCTGTTCTCCAACGGCACCCTGTTCGGGTTCCCGGTGATCGAGGGGATCGGCCAGGCCGGCTACGCGCAGGTGTGGATCGCGCACACGATCTTCGCGATGCCGCTGACGATATTCCTGCTGCACAACTTCGTCTCGGAGATCCCGGGCGAGGTCATCGAAGCGGCGCGTGTGGACGGTGCCGGGCACGGGCAGATCTTCTTCCGCATCATCCTGCCGCTGACGATGCCCGCCATCGCGTCGGTGGCGATCTTCCAATTCCTCTGGGTGTGGAACGACCTGCTCGTGGCGCTGATCTTCGCGGACGGCAACGTCGGGCCGATCACGAAGCTGCTGGCGGAGATGACCGGAAGCCGTGGCCAGGACTGGCACCTGCTGACGGCGGGAGCGTTCATCGCGATCATCGTCCCGTTGATCGTGTTCCTCGCGCTGCAGCGGTACTTCGTGCGCGGCCTGCTGGCCGGCTCGACGAAGGGGTGA
- a CDS encoding multidrug effflux MFS transporter, whose translation MGANPTTAPIVLHPGDALSTRRRVLYVILLGALTALGPFTVDLYLPAFPALEEDFRTSAASIQLTLTGTMIGFALGQLVVGPLSDKVGRRVPLIVVTALHVVASAAAAIAPNLELLMLARVLMGAGAAAGGVVAAAIVRDLFGGRRLVVMLSRLALVSGVAPVVAPLIGSALLTVVPWRGIFVALAIYGVVMLTCAVAFLPETLPAARRAERGSTTVLQRYRSVLSDRVFIGVLIIGGMTFSGLFSYLSASSFLFQQTYGFDPQQYGLLFAINSVGVVIGVQTASRLAARFGPQWVMAFSTAVLVVAGSAILVCDALDVGIWGVMVPLFIFMTGCGFTFPCVQVLALDRHGKAAGTAQSLVGAVNFGVAGLVSPLVGLIAGDGGITPTTMASVMVGCGVIGVLALWLVVRPQTVERLAP comes from the coding sequence ATGGGCGCCAACCCCACGACCGCTCCGATCGTGCTGCACCCCGGTGACGCGCTGTCGACCCGCCGCCGCGTGCTCTACGTCATCCTGCTCGGTGCGCTCACCGCGCTCGGGCCCTTCACGGTGGACCTCTATCTGCCGGCCTTCCCGGCGCTCGAAGAGGACTTCCGCACCTCAGCAGCGTCGATCCAGCTGACCCTCACGGGCACGATGATCGGCTTCGCCCTGGGTCAGCTCGTCGTCGGTCCGCTCAGCGACAAGGTGGGCCGCCGCGTGCCGCTCATCGTCGTGACCGCGCTGCACGTGGTCGCCAGCGCGGCGGCCGCGATCGCGCCGAACCTCGAGCTCCTCATGCTCGCGCGGGTGCTCATGGGCGCGGGCGCCGCCGCCGGCGGTGTCGTCGCGGCCGCCATCGTGCGCGACCTGTTCGGCGGTCGCCGGCTCGTGGTCATGCTGAGCCGGTTGGCGCTGGTGTCCGGTGTCGCCCCGGTCGTCGCACCGCTCATCGGCTCGGCGCTGCTGACCGTCGTGCCTTGGCGCGGCATCTTCGTGGCCCTGGCGATCTACGGCGTCGTCATGCTCACCTGCGCGGTGGCGTTCCTCCCCGAGACCCTGCCCGCGGCCCGCCGCGCTGAGCGGGGATCGACGACCGTGCTGCAGCGGTATCGCTCCGTGCTCAGCGACCGCGTCTTCATCGGCGTGCTCATCATCGGCGGCATGACCTTCAGTGGGCTGTTCTCGTACCTCTCGGCATCCTCGTTCCTCTTCCAGCAGACCTACGGCTTCGACCCCCAGCAGTACGGACTGCTGTTCGCCATCAACTCCGTCGGCGTCGTCATCGGCGTGCAGACCGCATCGCGGCTGGCCGCCCGCTTCGGCCCGCAGTGGGTGATGGCCTTCTCGACCGCGGTGCTCGTGGTCGCCGGATCGGCCATCCTGGTCTGCGACGCCCTCGACGTGGGCATCTGGGGTGTGATGGTGCCGCTGTTCATCTTCATGACCGGATGCGGGTTCACGTTCCCGTGCGTGCAGGTGCTGGCGCTGGACCGCCACGGTAAGGCCGCCGGCACTGCGCAGTCGCTCGTCGGCGCCGTCAACTTCGGTGTGGCGGGCCTCGTCTCGCCGCTCGTGGGGTTGATCGCGGGCGATGGCGGCATCACCCCGACGACGATGGCCTCGGTCATGGTCGGTTGTGGCGTGATCGGGGTGCTGGCGCTGTGGCTGGTCGTGCGTCCGCAGACGGTCGAGCGCCTCGCGCCGTAG
- the rplL gene encoding 50S ribosomal protein L7/L12 — protein sequence MAKLTTEELLEQFAGLTLVELSEFVKAFEEKFDVTAAAPVAVAGAGGGAAAEEVEEKDSFDVILEAAGDKKIQVIKTVRELTSLGLGEAKAVVDGAPKAVLEGANKEAAEKAKAALEEAGATVTLK from the coding sequence ATGGCGAAGCTCACCACTGAGGAGCTGCTCGAGCAGTTTGCCGGCCTGACCCTCGTCGAGCTCAGCGAGTTCGTGAAGGCGTTCGAGGAGAAGTTCGACGTCACCGCTGCTGCTCCCGTCGCCGTTGCCGGCGCCGGTGGCGGCGCTGCTGCTGAAGAGGTTGAGGAGAAGGACTCCTTCGACGTCATCCTCGAGGCTGCTGGCGACAAGAAGATCCAGGTCATCAAGACGGTCCGCGAGCTCACCTCGCTGGGCCTCGGCGAGGCCAAGGCCGTCGTCGACGGTGCCCCCAAGGCCGTCCTGGAGGGCGCCAACAAGGAGGCCGCCGAGAAGGCCAAGGCCGCTCTCGAAGAGGCCGGCGCGACGGTTACCCTCAAGTAA
- a CDS encoding DUF305 domain-containing protein encodes MTEAPRRRWIAVVLIAVAVAAVAFAAGRFSTFTASGPALPANDSAEAGFARDMQAHHAQAIEMAMTAYRKTDDEQLRVLSYDIATGQAGQRGEMFDWLVKWGLPQAGGAPMAWMAASDAGHDHGVTGTATLSPEQEREAMGMASPAELTALAEAQGTAGDCLFLSLMIRHHQGAIPMAEAVLELGSEPRTLAVAASMRDSQRFEIDAMTAAQQRLACSP; translated from the coding sequence ATGACCGAGGCCCCGCGGCGTCGGTGGATCGCGGTCGTGCTGATTGCGGTCGCGGTCGCCGCGGTGGCCTTCGCCGCCGGCCGGTTCTCTACCTTCACGGCATCCGGTCCGGCCCTTCCCGCGAACGACTCCGCCGAAGCGGGGTTCGCCCGCGACATGCAGGCGCACCACGCGCAGGCGATCGAGATGGCGATGACGGCCTATCGCAAGACCGACGACGAACAGCTGCGCGTGCTTTCTTACGACATCGCCACGGGGCAGGCCGGCCAGCGGGGCGAGATGTTCGACTGGCTGGTCAAGTGGGGGCTCCCGCAGGCCGGCGGCGCACCCATGGCGTGGATGGCGGCGTCGGATGCCGGTCACGATCACGGCGTCACGGGCACGGCGACCCTCTCCCCCGAGCAGGAGCGCGAGGCCATGGGCATGGCATCCCCCGCTGAGCTCACCGCTCTCGCCGAGGCGCAGGGCACCGCCGGCGACTGCCTGTTCCTGTCGCTGATGATCCGCCACCATCAGGGCGCGATCCCGATGGCCGAAGCCGTGCTGGAGCTCGGCTCGGAACCGCGCACCCTCGCCGTGGCCGCGAGCATGAGGGACTCCCAGCGGTTCGAGATCGACGCGATGACCGCCGCCCAGCAGCGCCTGGCCTGCTCCCCCTGA
- a CDS encoding sugar ABC transporter permease: MSAFFQWLSNLTPLLQIPIIIGVFVVVVGLILFLVEIAPRRGRIYTVIRLAVCVAAPALVLLVLESWTEAVIAAAVLGLLFFFLDMRSKEGAGSLFVLVAFLAPALLLVVVGLIIPAIQTTGQAFMNRNTTEFVGLENFAWIFTQPQGIRVVANTIVWVVIAPVVSTIAGLAYAYFIDKTRGEKYYKILVFLPMAISFVGASIIWRFVYTARPAGQEQIGLANQVIVWLGGEPLNFLAVQPWNTLFLIVVLIWVQTGFAMVILSAAIKGVPTEQIEAAQLDGTNGWQRFINVIVPGIRGSLIVVLTTISIASLKVFDIVRTMTAGANNTSVIANEMYTQLRSFEGGRSAAFAVVLFVLVLPLVIYNARQLKKQREIR, translated from the coding sequence ATGTCCGCCTTCTTCCAGTGGCTGAGCAACCTCACGCCGCTGCTGCAGATCCCGATCATCATCGGCGTGTTCGTCGTCGTGGTCGGGCTCATCCTGTTCCTCGTGGAGATCGCGCCCCGTCGCGGGCGCATCTACACGGTCATCCGCCTGGCGGTGTGCGTCGCCGCACCTGCGCTGGTGCTGCTCGTCCTGGAATCGTGGACCGAAGCGGTCATCGCCGCGGCGGTGCTGGGCCTGCTGTTCTTCTTCCTCGACATGCGCTCGAAGGAGGGCGCCGGGTCGCTGTTCGTGCTCGTGGCGTTCCTGGCGCCGGCGCTGCTGCTCGTCGTCGTCGGCCTGATCATTCCGGCCATCCAGACCACCGGCCAGGCGTTCATGAACCGCAACACCACCGAGTTCGTCGGGCTCGAGAACTTCGCCTGGATCTTCACCCAGCCGCAGGGCATCCGCGTCGTGGCGAACACGATCGTGTGGGTCGTCATCGCGCCGGTCGTCTCGACCATCGCCGGCCTGGCGTACGCATACTTCATCGACAAGACGCGCGGCGAGAAGTACTACAAGATCCTCGTCTTCCTGCCGATGGCGATCTCGTTCGTGGGCGCCTCGATCATCTGGCGCTTCGTCTACACCGCCCGCCCGGCCGGCCAGGAGCAGATCGGCTTGGCCAACCAGGTCATCGTGTGGCTCGGCGGCGAGCCGCTGAACTTCCTCGCGGTGCAGCCGTGGAACACGCTGTTCCTCATCGTCGTGCTCATCTGGGTGCAGACCGGTTTCGCGATGGTCATCCTCTCCGCCGCCATCAAGGGTGTGCCCACCGAGCAGATCGAGGCGGCCCAGCTCGACGGCACGAACGGGTGGCAGCGGTTCATCAACGTGATCGTCCCCGGCATCCGCGGATCTCTCATCGTGGTGCTGACGACCATCTCGATCGCCTCGCTGAAGGTCTTCGACATCGTCCGCACGATGACGGCCGGCGCGAACAACACCTCCGTCATCGCCAACGAGATGTACACGCAGTTGCGCAGCTTCGAAGGCGGACGCTCGGCTGCGTTCGCCGTCGTGCTGTTCGTGCTCGTGCTGCCGCTCGTGATCTACAACGCCAGGCAGCTGAAGAAGCAGAGGGAGATCCGATGA
- a CDS encoding ABC transporter substrate-binding protein: MKTIPRRMLATGSLLTVGALALAGCSGGPGSGGGGGESGADDGNVVTIYGTISDTEADLLEESWAEWEEENDIDIEYEASKEFEAQIAVRAQGGNAPDLAIFPQPGLMKDMAELGFLKPAPESVVENVEEYWSEDWAEYATYDGTLYGAPLMASVKGWVWYSPTFFEENGYEVPTDWQGLLDLTAQIQADTGGAPWCAGFGSDAATGWPGTDWVEDIVLRQAGPEVYDQWVANEVPFTDPQIASAFEEVGKILKNPDYVNAGFGGTDTIVTTPFGDTASALVSGECALHHQASFFDGFIVDAGGTVAEDGDLWAFQTPSFGGAAAEGAVVTGGGEIVGAFSDDEATQKVQTYLSSPEWANSRVSLGGVISANTGLDPENASSEILKEAISILQDPTTTFRFDASDLMPSGVGTNTFFKGMNDWVNGSDTATVLEQIESGWPSS, from the coding sequence ATGAAGACCATCCCGCGCAGAATGCTTGCAACCGGATCGCTCCTGACGGTCGGAGCGCTCGCGCTCGCCGGCTGCAGCGGCGGCCCGGGATCAGGCGGTGGGGGCGGCGAGAGCGGCGCCGACGACGGCAACGTCGTCACCATCTACGGAACGATCTCGGACACCGAGGCCGACCTGCTCGAGGAGTCGTGGGCAGAGTGGGAAGAAGAGAACGACATCGACATCGAGTACGAGGCGTCGAAGGAGTTCGAAGCGCAGATCGCGGTGCGTGCGCAGGGCGGCAACGCCCCCGACCTCGCGATCTTCCCGCAGCCCGGTCTGATGAAGGACATGGCGGAGCTCGGGTTCCTCAAGCCCGCTCCGGAATCGGTGGTCGAGAACGTCGAGGAGTACTGGTCCGAGGACTGGGCCGAGTACGCCACGTATGACGGCACCCTCTACGGCGCACCGCTCATGGCGAGCGTCAAGGGCTGGGTCTGGTACTCGCCGACGTTCTTCGAGGAGAACGGGTACGAAGTGCCCACCGACTGGCAGGGTCTGCTGGACCTGACCGCTCAGATCCAGGCCGACACCGGCGGCGCCCCCTGGTGTGCGGGCTTCGGCTCGGATGCCGCAACCGGCTGGCCGGGAACGGACTGGGTCGAGGACATCGTGCTGCGTCAAGCCGGCCCCGAGGTCTACGACCAGTGGGTCGCCAACGAGGTGCCCTTCACCGACCCGCAGATCGCTTCGGCGTTCGAAGAGGTCGGCAAGATCCTCAAGAACCCGGATTACGTCAACGCCGGCTTCGGTGGCACGGACACGATCGTGACGACCCCGTTCGGCGACACGGCATCCGCACTCGTCTCGGGTGAGTGCGCCCTTCACCACCAGGCATCCTTCTTCGACGGCTTCATCGTCGACGCGGGCGGCACGGTGGCCGAGGACGGCGACCTGTGGGCCTTCCAGACCCCGAGCTTCGGCGGCGCGGCCGCTGAGGGCGCGGTCGTCACCGGCGGTGGCGAGATCGTCGGCGCGTTCAGCGACGACGAGGCCACCCAGAAGGTGCAGACCTACCTCTCCAGCCCTGAGTGGGCGAACTCGCGTGTCTCGCTGGGCGGCGTCATCAGCGCCAACACCGGCCTCGACCCCGAGAACGCCTCGAGCGAGATCCTGAAGGAGGCCATCTCTATCCTCCAGGACCCGACCACCACGTTCCGGTTCGACGCGTCGGATCTGATGCCTTCGGGAGTCGGCACCAACACGTTCTTCAAGGGCATGAACGACTGGGTCAACGGTTCGGACACCGCCACGGTGCTCGAGCAGATCGAGTCGGGGTGGCCGTCCAGCTGA
- the rplJ gene encoding 50S ribosomal protein L10: MAQKDASVAELTKNFENSNAVLLTEYRGLTVAQLKQLRNDIRQDAQYAVVKNTLTKIAANNAGITALDEDLKGPSAVAFVHGDFVATAKALRDFAKANPLLVIKGGIFEGNTLTADEVNKYASLESREVLLAKAAGMMKATMGKAAATIDALREKLETAEAA, encoded by the coding sequence ATGGCGCAGAAGGATGCATCGGTCGCCGAGCTCACGAAGAACTTCGAGAACTCGAACGCCGTCCTGCTGACCGAGTACCGCGGTCTGACGGTTGCCCAGCTCAAGCAGCTGCGCAACGACATCCGTCAGGACGCGCAGTACGCCGTGGTGAAGAACACGCTGACCAAGATCGCCGCGAACAACGCGGGGATCACCGCGCTGGACGAGGACCTCAAGGGTCCGTCGGCCGTCGCGTTCGTGCACGGCGACTTCGTCGCCACCGCGAAGGCTCTGCGTGACTTCGCCAAGGCCAACCCGCTTCTCGTGATCAAGGGCGGCATCTTCGAGGGCAACACCCTCACTGCCGACGAGGTCAACAAGTACGCCTCGCTCGAGAGCCGTGAGGTTCTGCTGGCGAAGGCGGCGGGCATGATGAAGGCGACGATGGGCAAGGCTGCGGCCACCATCGACGCGCTTCGCGAAAAGCTGGAGACCGCTGAGGCCGCGTAA
- a CDS encoding YqaJ viral recombinase family protein translates to MTPELSARIVADSRDRVAWVRARSRGITATDVAALTSEKAIARAADAKLLGSGFSGNAYTDHGRRREPEIARWVAATHGIQPSSALFHAVVEKRHLATPDGVGLDKNGRVILAEIKTTNKHWRSIPRSYLRQVWWQQHVLGAERTLVTWEQHVDFVPVGDEPRCAWVDRDEYEIGKLVKLATALIDELYHRTMQRRTLVAPPTAPREPFRALALAE, encoded by the coding sequence GTGACCCCCGAACTCTCCGCTCGCATCGTCGCGGATTCCCGCGACCGCGTGGCGTGGGTGCGGGCGCGCTCGCGCGGCATCACGGCAACGGATGTCGCGGCGCTGACATCCGAGAAGGCGATCGCCCGCGCCGCCGACGCCAAGCTGCTCGGATCAGGATTCTCGGGCAACGCCTACACCGATCACGGACGCCGCCGCGAACCGGAGATCGCCCGCTGGGTCGCCGCGACCCACGGCATCCAGCCGTCGTCGGCACTGTTCCACGCCGTGGTCGAGAAACGGCACCTGGCCACGCCCGACGGCGTCGGACTCGATAAGAACGGCCGGGTGATCCTGGCCGAGATCAAGACGACCAACAAGCACTGGCGGTCGATTCCGCGCTCCTACCTGCGTCAGGTGTGGTGGCAGCAGCACGTGCTCGGCGCCGAGCGCACCCTCGTGACCTGGGAGCAGCACGTGGACTTCGTGCCCGTCGGCGACGAACCGCGGTGCGCATGGGTGGACCGCGACGAGTACGAGATCGGCAAGCTGGTGAAGCTCGCCACCGCCCTCATCGACGAGCTGTACCACCGCACGATGCAGCGCCGCACCCTCGTCGCCCCGCCGACCGCCCCGCGCGAGCCCTTCCGCGCCCTCGCCCTCGCCGAGTGA
- a CDS encoding LacI family DNA-binding transcriptional regulator, whose amino-acid sequence MSGIADVARRAGVSKATASRALTGSSQVSDQTRRRVQEAAEALGYVPSTSAVSLATGRTRNIGVIMPRLNRWFFAEVLEGIQSELLSHGLDLTLYDARPGTAGRRRIFDDFLARKRFDGLIAVALDPDDHELDRLLRLGRPVVSVVGDAGTGVVTLDDAHAAERATEHLLALQHTDIAFLGGGDAQPWACVDRRRYEGYERAMAAAGLPPRHIAAPASLPGGYAAAVDALSDARARPTALVAVCDEAAVGAIIAARRLAIPVPGGLSVVGIDDHEYAEMFSLTTLAQNPRQQGVAAARMLVGELQSPTATPAAHLLQARLIVRNSTAAPSGTPGVVVTDTGLLDHA is encoded by the coding sequence ATGAGCGGAATTGCCGACGTCGCGCGGCGCGCCGGCGTCTCGAAGGCGACGGCCAGTCGCGCCCTCACGGGCAGCAGCCAGGTCTCGGATCAGACGCGCCGACGCGTGCAAGAGGCGGCGGAGGCGCTGGGCTACGTCCCGTCGACGAGCGCGGTCAGCCTCGCGACCGGACGCACCCGCAACATCGGGGTGATCATGCCCCGGCTGAACCGCTGGTTCTTCGCCGAGGTGCTCGAGGGCATCCAATCCGAGCTTCTCTCCCACGGCTTGGACCTGACCCTCTACGACGCCCGGCCCGGAACGGCGGGGCGCCGCCGCATCTTCGACGACTTCCTGGCCCGCAAGCGGTTCGACGGGCTCATCGCCGTCGCCCTCGACCCGGACGATCACGAGCTGGACCGCCTGCTGCGGTTGGGCAGACCGGTGGTCAGCGTCGTCGGCGACGCCGGCACCGGCGTGGTGACGCTGGACGACGCGCACGCTGCGGAGCGGGCCACCGAGCACCTGCTCGCCCTGCAGCACACCGACATCGCCTTCCTCGGCGGCGGCGACGCGCAGCCGTGGGCGTGCGTGGACCGGCGGCGCTACGAGGGGTACGAGCGGGCGATGGCTGCGGCGGGTCTTCCGCCTCGTCACATCGCCGCGCCGGCCTCGCTGCCCGGAGGGTATGCCGCGGCCGTCGACGCGCTGAGCGACGCCCGCGCTCGTCCTACGGCTCTGGTCGCCGTCTGCGACGAGGCGGCGGTGGGAGCCATCATCGCGGCTCGGCGGCTGGCCATCCCCGTTCCCGGCGGCCTCAGCGTCGTCGGCATCGACGACCACGAATACGCCGAGATGTTCTCACTGACGACCCTCGCGCAGAACCCACGCCAGCAGGGCGTGGCAGCGGCCCGCATGCTCGTGGGCGAACTGCAGTCGCCGACGGCGACGCCGGCCGCCCACCTGCTTCAGGCGCGGCTCATCGTGCGCAATTCCACCGCCGCACCCAGCGGCACGCCGGGGGTCGTCGTGACCGACACCGGATTGCTGGACCACGCATGA
- a CDS encoding putative T7SS-secreted protein, whose product MSAFAALGFDPAPGDVAAVRSFAEQLETGRRSADDALDLMRGGDSAEWQGMTADAFRSSLDSEFRPHLRDIRTAFEDSRGALTEWADRLADFQARAARLEEQARVAQATLASRQSSLATTTSQYRADPLAEGAGDDLALALRLAESAQGDLDGIRRRARTLQSEVEGCATVCAQALQGSSEIISKYSGSNWDKFKDFVSGVGDSIADAADWFMDNVMPILEDIIDTIGPIMAVVALFAAFIPGVGQAIGAIALGLAIASVAIDGLQALRGEEGAAGDFVMGLAGLALGGALGKLGTALGNGTRQVLIPVIQGGGGLALAGGGSAAAAGSLTLALRFNPIALQANTLWMSTKLTEAHMSGTDMVGAMTQPAVNLGERVRNLASGDGPRTDAELAERGRD is encoded by the coding sequence GTGAGCGCATTCGCCGCGCTCGGGTTCGACCCGGCGCCGGGCGATGTCGCGGCGGTGCGTTCCTTCGCCGAGCAGTTGGAGACGGGCCGTCGGAGCGCCGACGATGCACTGGACCTCATGAGAGGCGGGGATTCCGCGGAGTGGCAGGGCATGACCGCCGACGCCTTCCGCTCGTCGTTGGATTCGGAGTTCCGCCCCCACCTGCGCGACATCCGCACCGCCTTCGAGGATTCCCGGGGGGCGCTGACGGAGTGGGCCGACCGGCTCGCCGACTTCCAGGCGCGCGCAGCCCGCCTGGAAGAACAGGCCCGCGTGGCGCAGGCCACGCTCGCCAGCCGCCAGAGCTCGCTGGCGACCACGACCTCGCAGTACCGCGCCGACCCGCTGGCGGAAGGCGCCGGCGACGACCTGGCCCTCGCCCTGCGGCTCGCCGAGAGCGCGCAAGGCGATCTCGACGGCATCCGCCGTCGCGCGCGGACGCTGCAGTCCGAGGTCGAGGGGTGCGCCACGGTCTGCGCCCAGGCGCTTCAGGGCAGCTCGGAGATCATCTCCAAGTACTCGGGCAGCAACTGGGACAAGTTCAAGGACTTCGTCAGCGGCGTGGGCGACTCGATCGCCGATGCCGCGGACTGGTTCATGGACAACGTGATGCCCATCCTCGAGGACATCATCGACACCATCGGTCCGATCATGGCGGTCGTCGCCCTGTTCGCCGCGTTCATCCCGGGGGTGGGCCAGGCCATCGGCGCCATCGCACTGGGGCTCGCGATCGCCTCGGTCGCGATCGACGGCCTGCAGGCGCTGCGCGGGGAGGAGGGCGCGGCCGGCGACTTCGTCATGGGGCTCGCCGGGCTCGCACTCGGCGGTGCGCTGGGTAAACTCGGCACCGCGCTGGGCAACGGCACCCGCCAGGTGCTGATCCCGGTGATCCAGGGCGGCGGAGGCCTGGCTCTCGCGGGCGGCGGTTCGGCCGCCGCAGCCGGCAGCCTCACGCTCGCCTTGCGTTTCAACCCGATCGCCCTGCAGGCCAACACCCTGTGGATGTCGACCAAGCTCACGGAGGCGCATATGTCCGGCACCGACATGGTCGGCGCGATGACCCAGCCCGCGGTCAACCTCGGCGAGCGCGTGCGCAACCTCGCCTCCGGCGACGGCCCGCGCACCGATGCGGAACTGGCCGAGCGTGGCCGCGACTGA
- a CDS encoding DUF3105 domain-containing protein: MSGRSRRSSRSTSGELAKRRRSKLVWWAVGVAAAIAVIALVVASIVFTPKPVAYDRGDGDGTAIPGVETFENTATHVEGTVAYPQTPPAGGDHNAAWLNCGIYSEPVPNENAVHSLEHGAVWITYDADAVDEAGLDAIKAKLPSSYVLLSPHEGLDAPVVMSAWNAQLKLDGPDDERIEDFLDAYWRSQSVPEPNAACTGAIDGPGKQS, translated from the coding sequence GTGAGCGGCAGAAGCAGGAGAAGCTCGCGCAGTACCAGCGGGGAGCTCGCCAAGCGTCGCCGCAGCAAGCTCGTGTGGTGGGCCGTGGGCGTCGCTGCGGCCATCGCGGTCATCGCGCTCGTCGTGGCATCCATCGTCTTCACGCCCAAGCCCGTCGCATACGACCGCGGTGACGGCGACGGGACGGCGATCCCGGGCGTCGAGACGTTCGAGAACACCGCCACCCACGTCGAAGGCACCGTCGCCTACCCGCAGACCCCGCCGGCCGGCGGCGACCACAACGCCGCCTGGCTGAACTGCGGCATCTACTCCGAGCCGGTCCCGAACGAGAACGCGGTGCACTCGCTCGAGCACGGCGCCGTGTGGATCACCTACGACGCGGATGCCGTCGACGAGGCGGGCCTGGATGCCATCAAGGCCAAGCTGCCGTCGAGCTACGTGCTCCTCTCCCCCCACGAGGGCCTCGACGCGCCCGTGGTGATGAGCGCATGGAACGCCCAGCTGAAGCTCGACGGACCCGACGACGAGCGCATCGAGGACTTCCTGGACGCCTACTGGCGCAGCCAGAGCGTCCCCGAGCCCAACGCCGCCTGCACCGGCGCCATCGACGGTCCGGGCAAGCAGTCATGA